In Macaca thibetana thibetana isolate TM-01 chromosome 8, ASM2454274v1, whole genome shotgun sequence, one DNA window encodes the following:
- the PARP10 gene encoding protein mono-ADP-ribosyltransferase PARP10 isoform X2 has translation MAEAEAGVAVEVRGLPPAVPDELLTLYFENRRRSGGGPVLSWQRLGCGGILTFREPADAERVLAQADHELHGAQLSLRPAPPRAPARLLLQGLPPGTAPQRLEQHVQALLRASGLPVQPCCALASPRPDRALVQLPKPLSEADVRVLEEQAQNLGLEGSSVSLARVPQARAVRVVGDSASVDLLLLELYLENERRSGGGPLEDLRCLPGPLGTVASFQQWQVAERVLQQEHQLQGSELSFVPHYDVLEPEELAENTSGGDHPSTLGPRATKHAILRTGGLVTALQGAGTVTMGSDEEPGQLGSSLRTGPMVQGTGTMTTGSGEESGQSEASLRTGPMGSLGQAEPVGSMPMGSLEHEGLVSLRPVGLQEQEGPMSVGPVGSTGPVEISKGLLGQEGLVEIAMDSPGQEGLVGPMEIAMGCLEKAGPVSPGHVKLAGQEGLVEMVLLMEPGAMRFLQIYHEDLLAGLGDVALFPLEGPDVTGFRLCGGQTSCQAAEEFLRSLLGSISCHVLRLEHPGSARFLLGPEGQRLLQGLEAQFQCVFGTERLATATLDTGLEEVDPTEALPVLPGDAHTLWPPDSTSSDQEDVSLEEVRELLATLEGLDLDGEDWLPLELEEEGPQEQPEEEATPGHEEEEPVNLAPRRLEEEAALQLALHRSLEPQGQAAEQEESAALRQALALSLLEQPPLEAEEPPDAGTDGKAQLVVHSAFEQDVEELDRALRAALEVHLREETVGPWRRTLPAELRARLERRHGVNVALRGDCTIIRGFGAHPARAARHLVALLAGPWDQSLAFPLAASGPTLAEQTLKGPWNKLEHLAESTGEFREVVQAFYDTLDAAHSSIRIVRVSPCPVSLAPWRPGLLHHQHLAKSVACPSCLHQGQLTRS, from the exons ATggcggaggcagaggcaggggtggCAGTGGAGGTCCGTGGACTGCCTCCTGCCGTGCCCGACGAGCTGCTCACACTCTACTTTGAAAACCGCCGACGCTCTGGAGGGGGGCCTGTGTTGAGCTGGCAGAGACTGGGCTGCGGGGGCATCCTCACCTTCAGAGAGCCTGCAG ACGCCGAGAGGGTCTTAGCCCAGGCAGATCACGAACTACATGGTGCCCAGCTGAGCCTGCGGCCAGCTCCACCACGAGCCCCTGCACGCCTGCTGCTCCAAGGACTGCCCCCTGGCACCGCACCCCAGCGTCTGGAGCAGCATGTCCAGGCCCTGCTGCGTGCCTCGGGGCTCCCAGTACAGCCCTGCTGTGCCTTGGCCAGCCCCCGGCCGGACCGGGCTCTGGTCCAGTTGCCCAAGCCCCTTTCTGAGGCAG ATGTCCGTGTGCTGGAGGAGCAGGCCCAGAATCTGGGCCTGGAGGGGTCCTCGGTGTCCCTGGCCCGGGTGCCCCAGGCCCGAGCAGTGCGTGTGGTGGGGGATAGCGCCTCTGTGGACCTGCTGCTGCTGGAGCTGTACCTGGAGAATGAGCGCCGCAGTGGTGGGGGGCCCCTGGAGGACCTGCGATGCCTGCCGGGGCCCCTGGGCACTGTTGCCTCCTTCCAGCAGTGGCAAG TGGCAGAACGAGTGTTGCAGCAGGAGCACCAGCTGCAGGGCTCAGAGCTGAGCTTTGTCCCCCACTACGACGTCCTGGAGCCTGAGGAGCTGGCTGAGAACACCAGTGGAGGGGACCACCCATCCACCCTGGGGCCTAGGGCTACCAAGCATGCTATCCTGAGGACTGGAGGGCTGGTGACGGCTCTGCAGGGTGCAGGGACTGTGACAATGGGCTCTGACGAGGAACCAGGGCAGTTAGGGTCCTCTCTGAGGACTGGTCCCATGGTGCAAGGTACAGGGACTATGACGACGGGCTCTGGCGAGGAATCAGGGCAGTCAGAGGCCTCTCTGAGGACTGGTCCCATGGGGTCTCTGGGACAGGCAGAGCCAGTCGGCTCAATGCCCATGGGGTCTCTCGAACATGAGGGGCTGGTAAGCCTGAGGCCTGTGGGGTTGCAGGAACAGGAGGGGCCCATGAGCGTGGGGCCTGTGGGGTCTACAGGCCCAGTGGAGATCTCTAAGGGGTTGCTAGGGCAGGAGGGCCTGGTGGAAATTGCCATGGACTCACCAGGGCAAGAAGGGCTGGTGGGTCCCATGGAGATCGCCATGGGGTGTCTGGAGAAGGCCGGGCCTGTGAGCCCAGGACACGTGAAGCTGGCGGGGCAGGAGGGCCTGGTGGAGATGGTGCTGCTGATGGAGCCAGGGGCGATGCGCTTCCTGCAGATCTATCATGAGGACCTTCTTGCGGGCCTGGGAGACGTCGCTCTCTTCCCACTTGAAGGACCGGATGTGACTGGCTTTCGG CTCTGTGGAGGCCAGACTTCCTGCCAGGCGGCCGAGGAGTTTCTGCGGAGCCTGCTGGGCAGCATTAGCTGCCATGTGTTGCGCCTGGAGCACCCGGGCAGCGCCAGGTTTCTCCTGGGCCCAGAAGGGCAGCGCCTTCTCCAGGGGCTGGAGGCTCAGTTCCAGTGTGTCTTTGGGACAGAGCGCCTGGCCACAGCCACCTTGGACACAGGCCTTGAAGAg GTGGACCCTACTGAGGCCCTCCCAGTGCTCCCTGGTGATGCCCACACCCTGTGGCCCCCAGACAGTACAAGTAGTGACCAGGAGGACGTGAGCCTAG agGAGGTCCGAGAACTGCTGGCCACCCTGGAGGGCCTAGACCTAGACGGGGAGGACTGGCTGCCtctggagctggaggaggaagggCCTCAGGAGCAGCCAGAGGAGGAGGCGACCCCAGGGCATGAGGAGGAGGAGCCTGTGAACCTGGCACCCAGGCGGCTGGAGGAGGAGGCCGCTCTGCAGCTGGCCCTCCACCGGTCGCTGGAGCCTCAGGGTCAGGCGGCTGAGCAGGAGGAGTCTGCTGCCCTGCGCCAAGCCCTAGCCCTCTCCCTGCTGGAGCAGCCCCCGTTGGAGGCAGAAGAGCCTCCAGATGCGGGGACTGATGGGAAGGCCCAGCTGGTGGTGCACTCGGCCTTTGAGCAGGATGTGGAGGAGCTGGACCGGGCACTCAGGGCTGCCTTGGAGGTCCACCTCCGGGAGGAGACAGTGGGGCCCTGGCGCCGCACACTGCCTGCAGAGCTGCGTGCCCGCCTGGAGCGGCGCCACGGTGTGAATGTTGCCCTGCGCGGTGACTGCACCATCATCCGTGGCTTCGGGGCCCATCCTGCCCGTGCTGCCCGCCACTTGGTGGCACTTCTGGCTGGCCCCTGGGATCAGAGTTTGGCCTTTCCCTTGGCAGCTTCAGGCCCTACCT TGGCGGAGCAGACGCTGAAGGGGCCCTGGAACAAGCTGGAGCATCTGGCAGAGAGCACCGGGGAATTCCGAGAGGTGGTGCAGGCCTTCTACGACACCCTGGACGCTGCCCACAGCAGCATCCGCATCGTTCGCGTGAGTCCATGCCCTGTCTCTCTGGCCCCATGGCGTCCTGGGCTCTTGCACCATCAGCACCTTGCCAAGTCTGTGGCCTGTCCCTCTTGCCTACATCAAGGTCAGCTGACCAGGAGCTGA